A window of Ruania suaedae contains these coding sequences:
- a CDS encoding carbohydrate ABC transporter permease yields MRTTSPALRRAWTVALTVAMLAIGLAMIFPIVWSILTAFKPNAEAASASPTLLPQTWTLENFAAIWSAIPFAQLYGNTIIFAGSVMVLSLAFDTMAGYALARFEFRGKTAAFIAIIVMLMIPYQAVIIPLYDLVHSLGLGQTVAGMIVPRSANAFGVFFMRQFFLALPKNLEEAARIDGASEWRIFTRVMLPLTTPALLTLGLFHFQFNWNDLLWPLVMSNSIDGATLPAGLALFAGQHVVEYGLLMAGSVLALIPLILFFLLIQRTFVTGIATTGIK; encoded by the coding sequence ATGAGAACCACCTCCCCCGCCCTGCGCCGGGCCTGGACGGTGGCGCTGACGGTAGCCATGCTCGCGATCGGGCTGGCGATGATCTTCCCGATCGTGTGGTCGATCCTGACGGCGTTCAAGCCGAACGCCGAGGCGGCCTCGGCCTCCCCGACGTTGTTGCCGCAGACGTGGACGCTGGAGAACTTCGCCGCGATCTGGTCGGCGATCCCGTTCGCGCAGCTGTACGGGAACACGATCATCTTCGCCGGCTCGGTGATGGTGCTCTCCCTGGCCTTCGACACCATGGCCGGGTATGCGCTGGCGCGGTTCGAGTTCCGCGGCAAGACGGCGGCGTTCATCGCCATCATCGTGATGCTGATGATCCCGTATCAGGCGGTGATCATCCCGTTGTATGACCTGGTCCACTCCCTCGGGCTGGGCCAGACCGTGGCCGGGATGATCGTGCCGCGTTCGGCGAACGCGTTCGGGGTGTTCTTCATGCGCCAGTTCTTTCTCGCCCTGCCCAAGAACCTGGAGGAGGCGGCGCGGATCGATGGGGCGAGTGAGTGGCGGATCTTCACCCGGGTGATGCTGCCGCTGACCACGCCGGCGCTGCTGACCTTGGGGTTGTTCCACTTCCAGTTCAACTGGAACGACCTGCTGTGGCCGCTGGTGATGTCCAACAGCATCGACGGCGCCACGTTGCCGGCCGGGCTGGCGCTGTTCGCCGGGCAGCACGTGGTCGAGTACGGGCTGCTCATGGCCGGCTCGGTGCTCGCGCTGATCCCGCTGATCCTGTTCTTCCTCCTCATCCAACGCACATTCGTCACCGGTATCGCGACCACCGGCATCAAGTAG
- a CDS encoding family 1 glycosylhydrolase, producing the protein MTHFFSPDRIAMGVGIEDTFIPQEQVGHRKLDEYELTQHYHYWREDLNLAREAGAEFIRWGIPWFQVEPREGEFDFSWIDEVAAHMQQIGLHCVVDLLHYGTPLWLDNAFVNARYPEYFARYAGAVAERYRGVFTSFTPANEPLVNAQWCGRDGRWPPYLTGEDGYVKVVVAVAEGMSRAQEAIHAAAPEAEIVFVDAGFRYAGDHFPGHSREHLEEWRFIATDLVMGRVDQGHSLFGHLREYGVTEEELAWFRQNAKTPDIIGVNYYPGFSTTTFDEAGAEVPGEGGVEGLVDLVRANHERYGLPMAITETSRNESPEAKIQWLQESLAALEDLRADGVPITGYTWFPFFSLIDWLYRYETDSADNHWNHLGLLELRRTAGGALVRVPNAALDSFTRVASGRLEV; encoded by the coding sequence ATGACGCACTTCTTCTCCCCCGACCGCATCGCCATGGGCGTCGGCATCGAGGACACCTTCATCCCGCAGGAGCAGGTAGGCCACCGCAAGCTGGACGAGTACGAGCTCACCCAGCACTACCACTACTGGCGCGAGGACCTGAATCTGGCGCGGGAGGCCGGGGCGGAGTTCATCCGCTGGGGTATCCCGTGGTTCCAGGTGGAGCCACGGGAGGGGGAGTTCGACTTCTCCTGGATCGACGAGGTCGCGGCGCATATGCAGCAGATCGGGCTGCACTGCGTGGTGGACCTGCTGCACTACGGCACGCCGCTGTGGCTGGACAACGCGTTCGTGAACGCGCGCTATCCGGAGTACTTCGCCCGGTACGCCGGGGCCGTGGCCGAGCGCTACCGGGGGGTGTTCACCTCGTTCACGCCGGCGAACGAGCCGCTGGTGAATGCGCAGTGGTGCGGCCGGGATGGGCGCTGGCCCCCGTACCTGACCGGCGAGGACGGCTACGTCAAGGTGGTGGTGGCCGTGGCCGAGGGGATGTCCCGGGCGCAGGAGGCAATTCATGCCGCGGCGCCGGAGGCTGAGATCGTCTTCGTCGACGCCGGGTTCCGGTATGCGGGCGACCACTTCCCGGGGCACTCGCGTGAGCACCTGGAGGAGTGGCGCTTCATCGCGACGGACTTGGTGATGGGCCGTGTGGATCAGGGGCACTCGCTGTTCGGGCACCTGCGTGAGTACGGGGTGACGGAGGAAGAGCTGGCCTGGTTCCGGCAGAACGCCAAGACCCCCGACATCATCGGCGTGAACTACTACCCGGGCTTCAGCACCACCACCTTCGACGAGGCCGGCGCCGAGGTGCCCGGCGAGGGCGGGGTCGAGGGGCTCGTGGACCTGGTGCGGGCGAACCATGAGCGGTACGGACTCCCGATGGCCATCACCGAGACCTCACGGAACGAGTCGCCCGAGGCGAAGATCCAGTGGCTGCAGGAGTCGCTGGCTGCGTTGGAGGACCTGCGGGCCGACGGCGTCCCCATCACCGGGTACACGTGGTTCCCGTTCTTCTCGCTGATCGACTGGCTGTACCGGTACGAGACCGACAGCGCCGACAACCACTGGAACCACCTGGGATTGTTGGAGCTCCGCAGGACGGCGGGGGGTGCGCTGGTGCGGGTGCCGAATGCGGCATTGGACAGCTTCACGCGAGTCGCCTCAGGCCGGCTGGAAGTGTGA
- a CDS encoding nuclease-related domain-containing protein — MTEDTPTKFVGERMKLRYAGRCRLCGSELPARADAIYERANKTVRCVACPAGTPVAESVDEAESASIAVVSPDDAGVAGSSARREYERRKARNEQRLRQKWGKLGGVAVAFSEDKQRTKAWATGAVGEERLGAHLDALASESIAVLHDRRIPGSRANIDHMAITPAGIWVIDAKKYKGRPLLRVEGGILRPRVEKLLVGRRDCTQLVDGVINQVDLVRAVVGDLPVTGVLCFVDADWPLIGGDFTTRGVHTLWPRRLTKLLAAGEGGAVDVPAVREALASHFQPA, encoded by the coding sequence GTGACCGAAGACACCCCGACCAAATTCGTCGGCGAGCGGATGAAGCTCCGCTACGCTGGACGATGCCGTCTCTGTGGCAGCGAGCTGCCTGCCCGGGCGGACGCCATCTACGAACGCGCGAACAAGACGGTGCGCTGCGTAGCCTGCCCGGCTGGCACGCCCGTAGCCGAGTCGGTGGACGAGGCTGAGTCGGCATCGATCGCGGTGGTGTCACCCGACGACGCAGGAGTTGCCGGGTCGTCGGCCCGCCGCGAGTACGAACGCCGTAAGGCCAGGAACGAGCAGCGGCTCCGGCAGAAGTGGGGCAAGCTCGGTGGCGTCGCTGTCGCATTCTCGGAAGACAAGCAGCGCACCAAGGCGTGGGCGACCGGGGCAGTCGGCGAGGAGCGCCTGGGAGCTCATCTCGACGCACTCGCCTCGGAGTCGATCGCGGTCCTGCACGACCGGCGCATCCCCGGCTCGCGGGCCAACATCGACCACATGGCGATCACGCCCGCCGGCATCTGGGTCATCGACGCGAAGAAGTACAAGGGGCGACCCCTCCTCCGTGTGGAGGGTGGCATCCTGCGGCCGAGGGTCGAGAAGCTCCTCGTCGGGCGACGTGACTGCACCCAGCTCGTCGACGGCGTGATCAATCAGGTCGATCTGGTCCGTGCTGTTGTCGGGGACCTTCCGGTGACGGGAGTGCTGTGTTTCGTCGACGCCGACTGGCCCTTGATCGGTGGCGACTTCACGACCCGAGGCGTCCACACCCTGTGGCCGAGGCGGCTGACGAAGCTGCTGGCCGCGGGCGAGGGCGGCGCGGTCGACGTGCCCGCTGTCCGCGAGGCGTTGGCGTCACACTTCCAGCCGGCCTGA